A portion of the Sabethes cyaneus chromosome 3, idSabCyanKW18_F2, whole genome shotgun sequence genome contains these proteins:
- the LOC128742893 gene encoding DNA replication licensing factor Mcm6, with the protein MDVADAYVGQLRVRDEVGIRSQKLFQDFLEEFKEDGEIKYMRTVQELINPDRSTLEVSFEDVEKYNESLATAIIEEYYRIFPFLCQAVSNFVKDRTELKKDKECYVSFTDVPTRHKVRELTTSKIGTLIRISGQVVRTHPVHPELVTGTFVCLDCQTEIRDVEQQFKFTNPTICRNPVCANRRRFMLDVDKSKFIDFQKVRIQETQAELPRGCIPRSVEVILRAEIVETVQAGDRYDFTGTLIVVPDVGALQMPGVKAELGSRHKHGDNVAEGIRGLKALGVRDLNYKMAFLACSVQATSSRFGGTDMPMSEVTAEDMKKHMTDAEWNKVYEMSRDPKLYQNLISSLFPSIYGNDEIKRGILLMLFGGVAKTTHEKTTLRGDINCCIVGDPSTAKSQFLKQVADFSPRAVYTSGKASSAAGLTAAVVKDEESYDFVIEAGALMLADNGICCIDEFDKMDPHDQVAIHEAMEQQTISIAKAGVRATLNARTSILAAANPIGGRYDRSKSLQQNVYLTAPIMSRFDLFFILVDECNEVVDYAIARKIVDLHSNIEDRVDQVYSREDVLRYIMFARQFKPLITQEALELLVENYGHLRQRDTGTSGKSTWRITVRQLESMIRLSEAMAKMECSEEVGDKHVKEAYRLLNKSIIRVEQPDIHLDDEEDAELALAMDAEEAVTQHESEQITNGNSENGHGTNGHDAPKKKLTLSFEEYRNLSNMLVIHMRSEESRYESEESQADGIKKSELINWYLEQVSDQIESEEELFERKTLIEKVVDRLMYHDQVIIPLKTGTLGEKDTQEEEDPLLVVHPNYIVET; encoded by the exons atggaTGTGGCTGACGCTTATGTAGGCCAGCTCCGTGTTCGTGATGAAGTTGGTATTCGCAGTCAGAAGTTGTTTCAGGATTTTCTAGAGGA GTTCAAAGAAGACGGTGAAATTAAGTATATGAGAACGGTCCAAGAGTTGATTAATCCAGACCGCTCGACATTGGAAGTAAGCTTCGAAGATGTCGAAAAGTATAATGAAAGTTTGGCAACGGCAATTATTGAGGAGTACTACCGAATTTTTCCGTTTCTGTGTCAGGCTGTGTCTAATTTTGTCAAGGACAGAACCGAgttgaaaaaagacaaagaatGTTACGTTTCATTTACCGATGTTCCGACGCGGCATAAAGTACGCGAGCTTACGACGTCGAAGATTGGAACACTTATTCGCATCTCTGGACAAGTTGTGCGCACACATCCGGTTCATCCAGAGCTAGTTACAGGAACATTTGTCTGTCTGGATTGCCAAACGGAAATTCGGGATGTTgagcagcaatttaagtttaCAAATCCAACAATTTGTCGTAATCCCGTTTGTGCCAACCGTCGTCGCTTTATGCTAGATGTCGATAAGTCCAAATTTATAGACTTTCAGAAAGTGCGTATTCAAGAAACACAGGCCGAACTTCCACGGGGCTGTATCCCGCGTTCGGTAGAGGTTATTTTGCGGGCCGAAATCGTTGAAACTGTACAAGCTGGTGACCGCTATGATTTTACTGGAACACTGATAGTAGTCCCGGATGTAGGTGCCCTTCAAATGCCTGGAGTAAAAGCTGAACTGGGTTCACGACACAAGCACGGAGACAATGTAGCTGAAGGAATTCGCGGTTTGAAAGCACTTGGCGTTCGCGACTTAAACTACAAAATGGCCTTTTTGGCTTGTTCGGTACAGGCAACCTCCTCGCGGTTTGGTGGTACCGACATGCCAATGAGCGAGGTAACAGCAGAGGACATGAAGAAACATATGACGGACGCCGAATGGAATAAGGTTTATGAGATGTCGCGTGATCCTAAGCTGTACCAAAACCTTATCAGCAGCTTGTTCCCTTCGATCTATGGAAATGATGAAATAAAGCGGGGAATACTACTTATGCTTTTTGGAGGTGTAGCTAAAACTACGCACGAAA AAACTACCCTTCGAGGAGACATTAATTGTTGTATTGTGGGAGATCCCAGCACGGCAAAATCGCAATTCCTCAAACAAGTGGCCGATTTCTCGCCCAGAGCAGTGTATACTTCTGGTAAGGCATCATCCGCAGCGGGTCTGACAGCAGCTGTAGTCAAGGACGAAGAAAGTTATGACTTTGTTATTGAAGCCGGAGCCCTGATGTTGGCTGATAATGGTATCTGCTGTATAGACGAGTTCGACAAGATGGATCCACACGATCAGGTAGCGATTCATGAAGCAATGGAACAGCAAACTATTTCTATTGCTAAAGCTGGTGTGCGGGCGACTCTCAATGCAAGAACATCCATTCTGGCGGCAGCAAACCCGATCGGTGGCCGGTATGACCGTTCAAAGTCATTACAGCAAAATGTCTACTTAACTGCTCCTATTATGTCTcggtttgatttattttttatccTTGTTGACGAATGCAACGAAGTTGTGGACTATGCTATTGCGCGAAAAATCGTCGATCTTCATTCCAACATTGAGGATCGCGTTGATCAGGTTTATTCCAGAGAAGACGTTTTGCGTTATATTATGTTTGCACGTCAGTTTAAGCCTCTAATCACTCAAGAAGCATTGGAATTGCTTGTCGAAAATTATGGTCATTTGCGGCAACGTGATACGGGGACATCTGGCAAAAGTACTTGGCGAATTACCGTTCGTCAGTTGGAAAGTATGATACGACTAAGTGAAGCAATGGCTAAGATGGAATGTAGTGAAGAGGTAGGAGACAAGCATGTTAAAGAAGCTTATCGTTTGCTGAATAAATCAATAATTCGTGTTGAACAACCGGACATCCACTTGGATGATGAAGAAGATGCCGAACTTGCGCTTGCTATGGATGCAGAGGAGGCGGTTACTCAACATGAATCAGAGCAAATTACGAACGGTAACAGTGAAAATGGTCATGGCACGAATGGACATGATGCACCGAAGAAAAAGCTCACTTTATCATTTGAAGAATACCGGAATCTATCGAACATGCTTGTTATCCACATGCGTAGTGAAGAGTCTCGATACGAAAGTGAGGAATCTCAAGCTGATGGTATCAAAAAATCGGAATTAATTAACTGGTACCTTGAACAAGTAAGCGACCAGATAGAAAGCGAAGAAGAGTTGTTTGAGAGAAAAACTCTAATCGAGAAAGTCGTTGATCGGCTCATGTATCAT GACCAAGTTATAATTCCGCTGAAGACGGGAACTCTCGGCGAAAAGGATACTCAGGAAGAGGAAGATCCGCTGCTTGTTGTACATCCAAACTACATAGTGGAAACGTAA